From the Methanobacterium sp. CWC-01 genome, the window GTTTTTGATGAGGACGAGCTCTTTCCGAACTTCTGGGGTGGAGTTGGATGGATCAGGAACATTTTTTTCTTTTTCAGGTATACTGCTCCGGACCTGCTCTTCAGTCAGTTCCAAAACCTCAATGGGCTTATTCCGGGAAGTGTAAGTAAAGAAAGGAGACTCCACCCCCAGATCACCCCGACAATACTCCCTAATCCGAGAAAGAGAATCATCCTCCGAAGCATTATCCACCACCACCACATCAAAACACGGATAATCCACCCGATACAACGACTCCAAACACTCCACCGTATCCTCCCAACCATTCCAATTGAGAACAATCACCGAAACCCGAGGTGCCATAGTATCACATGAATTTAGATAATATAAATTTTTTAATCTGACATCCTGAAATAGACCATTTTTTAGAGTGAATTTGGATTCAATTATTTATTTGTAACTTATTGTTACTTTTCATTTATTTTTATCTGATTTTATTGGATATTAGTGGTTAGAGGAGACAGCGACATTAATGTTGGAATTTGCTCATGAACCGGGGGTTAGTTTAATTTGGTGATAATATTTCCATAAGTTAAGGACCGGACAGGTTTTGAATTTATAATGTGTACTTCTAGAATTATATGAAAAGAGATCCCATTAATTAGTATCTTTATTGGAGAATACTGTATGGAAAAGGAACCCGAACTTTCGGTAATTATTCTGAATTATAAAAACCCTGAACTAACAGTAAAATGTGTTAATCATTTAACTGAAGCTTCAGAAGAAGCTAAGATCCATACCGAGACAATTATTGTTGATAACAGTGCCCAAGAAACTGCCAGTATCCTGAGAAAGTTATTGCCACGAGATGTTAAAATCATCGAAAATGAAAAGAACCTGGGCTTTTCTAAGGCCAACAACCAAGGTATCAGTATCAGCAGGGGAGACTATGTTCTGCTTCTAAATAATGATGCTTTTATCAGCCATGAAGTATTGGAGACTGGAATCAGATTTTTAGAGGAAAATCTGGATTGTGGGATATGGGCTCCAAAACTGGTAGGGGAAGATGGTACTTTTCAAATGACTTGTGCTCGATTACCATCCATTAAGGGTTTGATGGTTGAGTATTTGCTATTGAGAAGTTATGATCGGTATCTAGACTCTGAATCCTGGAAGGAACCTCGAGTCGTGGGGGCAGTTATCGGTGCATTTATGCTTATTAGAAGAAGGGTTATTGAAACCATCGGAATGCTGGATGAAGATTTCTTCTTTACCGTGGAAGACATTGACTATTGCTTTAGAGTTAATGAAGCTAATTTCAAAATATATTATGACCCCACCGTGAGTATGGTGCACCTGGTATCAGCTTCACAAAAAAAAGGAATTGAATATCCTAAACTCCATACGAACCGCATTTTATACTTCAAGAAGAACGAAGGGATGCTTTCAGGCTTTATTTCAGGAATTATTATTAACCTGGGACTTTTATTAAGGAAGGTTTTATAGAACATCCGGTTTTGAACCATCCAGCCCAGTTCTTCCCTAGTTTATTCCTTTCCTCACCCGGTTCTGCAGCAATCAGCGGCCATATCTCACTTTCTTTCCCTATTTTCTTCCCATTATCTGACGGAGGATATCCCAATCATCATCTTGGAAGGTGCGAATAGCAAATAGAACCACAAAATAGATTAGTGCTCCCAGGGCGATCTCCAGAAACAGGTTGGTTTTAAAGTACAGCAGGAAAAGGAGCATAATAATACTGGCCACCACTGGTTTAAAAAAGACATCCTGCAGACGCACTTTACTGAAGGTTCGGGAAAGGATGAACAGACATAAAATGAATATGAATAATTCAGTGACTACGGTCACCACCGCTGCGCCTACATAGCTATATGTGGGGATTAAAACCAGGTTCAGAGCAATATTAATAATCATGGAGAGGAAAGTCACCTTCAAAAGCACGTTCTGACGATTCATGGCCGGCAGTATAGTTCCAAAGATATAATTAAGGAAGGTG encodes:
- a CDS encoding glycosyltransferase family 2 protein, with product MEKEPELSVIILNYKNPELTVKCVNHLTEASEEAKIHTETIIVDNSAQETASILRKLLPRDVKIIENEKNLGFSKANNQGISISRGDYVLLLNNDAFISHEVLETGIRFLEENLDCGIWAPKLVGEDGTFQMTCARLPSIKGLMVEYLLLRSYDRYLDSESWKEPRVVGAVIGAFMLIRRRVIETIGMLDEDFFFTVEDIDYCFRVNEANFKIYYDPTVSMVHLVSASQKKGIEYPKLHTNRILYFKKNEGMLSGFISGIIINLGLLLRKVL